Proteins from a genomic interval of Gadus macrocephalus chromosome 2, ASM3116895v1:
- the LOC132470542 gene encoding transcription factor MafG-like — translation MTTANKGNKALKVKREPGENGTTLTDDELVSMSVRELNQHLRGLTKEEILQLKQRRRTLKNRGYAASCRVKRVTQKEELERQKALLQQEVDKLASENASMRAELEALRSKYEALQSFARTVARSPVTQPGPRGPMATVISGKVGATSVITIIKSKAEARS, via the exons ATGACTACTGCAAACAAGGGAAATAAAGCCCTGAAG GTGAAGCGGGAGCCCGGGGAGAATGGCACCACGCTGACCGACGACGAGCTGGTGAGCATGTCTGTGCGGGAGCTGAACCAGCACCTCCGCGGCCTCACCAAGGAGGAGATCCTGCAGCTGAAGCAGCGGCGCCGCACCCTCAAGAACCGCGGCTACGCGGCGTCCTGCCGCGTGAAGCGCGTCACCcagaaggaggagctggagcggcAGAAGGCGCTGCTGCAGCAGGAAGTGGACAAGCTGGCCTCGGAGAACGCCAGCATGCGCGCCGAGCTGGAGGCGCTGCGCTCCAAGTACGAGGCGCTGCAGAGCTTCGCCAGGACTGTGGCGCGGAGCCCCGTGACGcagccggggccccggggccccatGGCGACCGTCATCAGCGGGAAGGTGGGGGCCACCAgcgtcatcaccatcatcaagTCCAAGGCGGAGGCCAGGTCGTAG
- the notum1a gene encoding palmitoleoyl-protein carboxylesterase notum1a, with amino-acid sequence MTAVRLVSSVVLLVLMQSGVFCARRFRGGRNPQPRRAPPSPAYRDRADTTESFPLDFTAVEENMDNFMTQVKNLAQSLYPCSAQKLDYDMKLHLLENTSVTCNDGSPSGYYLKESRGSRRWLIFLEGGWYCFNKENCDTRYETMRRLMSSSKWPQTKTGTGILSPLPEENPHWWNANMVFIPYCSSDVWSGASPKTDQNSYAFMGSLIIQEVVKDLLSKGLDNAKVLLLAGSSAGGTGVLLNVDRVADLLEGLGHAAVQVRGLSDSGWFLDNKQYHCADCVDNVSCSPTETIRRGIKYWGSVVPEECRLTHEGEEWNCFFGYRVFPSIKSPVFVVQWLFDEAQLTVDNIQLTGQPVQEGQWRYIQNLGIELRNTLKDVPAMFAPACLSHEVITRNYWIDVQVKGTSLPRALHCWDRSLHDSNRNNKAPPKGCPMHLIDSCPWPHCNPTCPTIRDQFTGQEMNVIQFLMHMGFDVQKMAQQQGMDPAKLLGMLSSGS; translated from the exons ATGACAGCGGTGCGCCTCGTCTCCtcggtggtgctgctggtgctgaTGCAGTCCGGGGTGTTCTGCGCCCGGAGGTTCCGCGGCGGTCGCAACCCGCAACCACGGCGCGCGCCGCCCTCTCCCGCGTACCGGGACCGGGCAGACACCACGGAAAGCTTCCCTCTGGATTTCACGGCGGTGGAGGAGAACATGGACAACTTCATGACCCAAGTGAAGAACCTCGCCCAGTCGCTGTACCCCTGCTCGGCGCAGAAGCTCGACTACGACATGAAACTGCACTTGTTGGAGAATACGTCCGTCACATGCAACGACGGCAGTCCTTCTGG ATACTACCTGAAGGAATCTCGAGGCAGCCGTCGCTGGTTGATCTTCCTAGAAG GTGGATGGTACTGTTTCAACAAAGAGAACTGTGACACTCGCTACGAGACCATGAGGAGGCTGATGAGCTCGTCCAAGTGGCCCCAGACCAAAACAG GTACGGGGATTCTGTCTCCACTGCCTGAGGAAAACCCACACTGGTGGAACGCAAACATGGT GTTCATCCCCTACTGCTCCAGTGACGTCTGGAGCGGGGCTTCGCCCAAGACGGACCAGA ACAGCTACGCCTTCATGGGCTCCCTGATCATccaggaggtggtgaaggaccTTCTGTCTAAAGGCCTGGACAACGCCAAGGTTCTCCTGCTAGCAGGcagcag TGCGGGGGGCACCGGGGTCCTGCTGAACGTGGACCGCGTGGCCGACCTCCTGGAGGGGCTGGGCCACGCCGCCGTCCAGGTGCGCGGCCTCTCCGACTCGGGCTGGTTCCTGGACAACAAGCAGTACCACTGCGCCGACTGCGTGGACAACGTCAGCTGCTCCCCCACCGAGACCATCCGCAGAGGCATCAA GTACTGGGGTAGCGTGGTCCCGGAGGAGTGCAGACTGACCCACGAAGGAGAGGAGTGGAACTGCTTCTTTGGATACAGAGTCTTCCCATCAATAAAGA GCCCGGTCTTCGTGGTCCAGTGGCTGTTTGACGAGGCCCAGTTGACGGTGGACAACATCCAGCTGACGGGACAGCCTGTGCAGGAAGGCCAGTGGCGTTACATCCAGAACCTGGGCATCGAGCTGAGGAACACCCTCAAGGACGTGCC AGCCATGTTTGCGCCGGCCTGCTTATCCCATGAAGTTATCACCAGAAA CTACTGGATAGACGTGCAGGTGAAGGGCACGTCCCTGCCCCGGGCCCTCCACTGCTGGGACCGCAGCCTCCACGACAGCAATCGCAACAATAAGGCCCCACCCAAGGGCTGCCCGATGCACCTGATCGACAGCTGCCCCTGGCCCCACTGCAACCCCACCTGCCCCACCATCAGAGACCAGTTCACGGGGCAGGAGATGAACGTCATCCAGTTCCTCATGCACATGGGCTTCGACGTGCAGAAGATGGCCCAGCAGCAGGGTATGGACCCCGCCAAGCTACTGGGCATGCTCAGTAGCGGCAGCTAA
- the LOC132470702 gene encoding LOW QUALITY PROTEIN: pyrroline-5-carboxylate reductase 1, mitochondrial-like (The sequence of the model RefSeq protein was modified relative to this genomic sequence to represent the inferred CDS: deleted 1 base in 1 codon) produces MSVGFIGAGQLTHALVRGLSAAGVLATHKITASSPDTDLPTVHGLRKLGVNFTTSNKETVSKSDVLFLAVKPHIIPFVLDEIGPEIEERHLIVSCAAGVTISSIEKKLSQYRSEPKVMRCMTNTPVVVREGATVYATGTHAQVEDGRLLEQLMASVGFCTEVEEDLIDAVTGLSGSGPRLREFGSPPGPSLIHVGHFGLTRM; encoded by the exons ATGAGTGTGGGATTCATAGGTGCGGGTCAGCTGACCCATGCGCTGGTGAGAGGTCTCTCTGCTGCAG GTGTACTTGCTACGCACAAAATCACTGCCAGCTCCCCAGACACAGATCTCCCCACAGTACACGGTCTAAGG AAACTGGGTGTGAACTTCACCACCAGCAACAAGGAGACAGTTAGTAAGAGTGATGTTCTCTTCCTGGCTGTGAAGCCTCACATCATCCCGTTCGTCCTGGACGAGATCGGACCAGAAATCGAAGAACGGCACCTCATTGTGTCCTGTGCGGCCGGTGTCACCATAAGTTCAATAGAAAAG AAGCTGAGCCAGTACCGCAGTGAGCCCAAGGTGATGCGCTGCATGACCAACACGCCGGTGGTGGTGCGGGAGGGCGCCACGGTGTACGCCACGGGC ACCCACGCCCAGGTGGAGGACGGCCGGCTGCTGGAGCAGCTGATGGCGAGCGTTGGCTTCTgcacggaggtggaggaggacctcATCGACGCCGTCACGGGACTCAGCGGTAGCGGCCCTCGCCTACGTGAGTTTGGTTCGCCGCCGGGGCCCTCGCTGATCCACGTCGGCCATTTTGGGTTAACTCGCATGTGA
- the LOC132470380 gene encoding myeloid-associated differentiation marker-like protein 2 produces the protein MDHQGGHYLNKAAVLSPLGAARMCQLFLGCSIMALVSHGAGYSASYGVFCMFVWCFCFAVTLVAFALDVTRLHSCMPISWDNFTVAFAMLATLMYITATVVYPVYFLESECPDGDCAAWGYRIAVTVCSGLCCFPYGAEVILTRAKPGAVVGYMATVSGLLKVVQGYVACIIFGALANDEGYTEYEATQYCVVVYSLCFTLTLVVVALTVSGRTAALPFPFDRFVVVYTFFAVILYLSTALIWPIFSFDQKYGTSARPEDCPRGVCPWDSKLVVAVFTNVNMLLYFVDLVYSQRIRFVSHSAV, from the coding sequence ATGGACCACCAAGGCGGACACTACCTGAACAAGGCGGCGGTGCTCTCCCCGCTGGGCGCCGCCCGCATGTGCCAGCTGTTCCTGGGCTGCAGCATCATGGCGCTGGTGTCCCACGGCGCGGGCTACAGCGCCAGCTACGGCGTCTTCTGCATGTTCGTGTGGTGCTTCTGCTTCGCCGTCACCCTGGTGGCGTTCGCCCTGGACGTCACCCGGCTGCACAGCTGCATGCCCATCTCCTGGGACAACTTCACCGTGGCCTTCGCCATGCTGGCCACGCTCATGTACATCACCGCCACCGTGGTCTACCCCGTGTACTTCCTGGAGAGCGAGTGCCCGGACGGGGACTGCGCCGCCTGGGGCTATCGCATCGCCGTCACGGTGTGCTCGGGTCTCTGCTGCTTCCCGTACGGCGCCGAGGTCATCCTGACCCGGGCCAAGCCGGGCGCCGTGGTGGGCTACATGGCCACGGTGTCGGGCCTGCTGAAGGTGGTGCAGGGCTACGTGGCCTGCATCATCTTCGGCGCGCTGGCCAACGACGAAGGCTACACCGAGTACGAGGCCACGCAGTACTGCGTGGTGGTGTACAGCCTGTGCTTCACCCTgaccctggtggtggtggcgctgaCGGTGTCCGGGAGGACGGCCGCCCTGCCCTTCCCCTTCGACCGCTTCGTGGTGGTCTACACCTTCTTCGCCGTCATCCTGTACCTGAGCACGGCGCTCATCTGGCCCATCTTCAGCTTCGACCAGAAGTACGGCACCAGCGCCCGGCCCGAGGACTGCCCGCGGGGGGTCTGCCCCTGGGACAGCAAGCTGGTGGTGGCTGTGTTCACCAACGTCAACATGCTGCTGTACTTTGTGGACCTGGTGTACTCGCAGAGGATACGCTTCGTGTCCCACTCTGCGGTCTGA